The following nucleotide sequence is from Chthonomonas sp..
GAAGCGATTCGCAAAGCGAAGCACTTCTTGCCCAGGAGTGCATTCCCTCCATAGCCGCTGCCGTACGACCAGATCAGCCGCTCTTCTGGAAAGTGCGTGATGTACTTCTCAGAATTGCAGGGCCACATGACATCTGGTTGCCCCGGAGCGAGCGGTGCTCCGACGCTGTGCAGACATCGTACGAACTTTCCCTTGGGGCCCAAGACGTCCAGGACCTTCTTGCCCATTCGGGTCATGATCCGCATGTTGACCACCACATAGGGCGAGTCGGTGAGTTCGACGCCGATGTGAGCGATATCAGAGCCGAGCGGTCCCATGCTGAAGGGCACTACGTACATCCTTCGTCCGCGCATGCAACCGCGGTAATGCTTCAGCATGAGCTTCTTCATCTCGACCGGGTCCATCCAGTTGTTGGTTGGGCCCGCGTCTTTTTTGCTCACGCAGCAGATGTAGGTGCGATCCTCGACACGAGCAACGTCGCTGGGATCAGAGCGGCAGTAATAGCTGTTGGGCCGAAGCTTTTCGTTCAGCTTAACGAAAGTGCCCGCATCCACCATTTCCTGGCAAAGCCTGTCGTACTCTGCCTGCGAGCCATCGCACAAGACAATAGAATCAGGTTCACAGTGCTCGGCGACTGATACGATCCAATCCGCCAATCTGCGGTTGCTGAGATCGCTGGGGAGCATGGCCGCATAGTCGCGTACACCGGAGTCAATCGTAGCCATAATTCGTGGGTTCCTCCTCGTTGAGATACCCTAAGTGTACCGAACTCAGCGTCCTGAGACTCTGTCCAAGTAGCCCCACAAGCCGCCTATCCGGCCCTGCTGATCCCGCACAATTTGCATGTCGCCCGGGGTCATCTTGTGGGCAGTGCCATTGACGAGAACGGCACTCGTAAACTTACGGTGGCGAGTACGGGCCTTGGTCCAATCGCCAGTCTTCACCGCCGTTCCTGCGCCCGGGAATGCCAAGCGCGTGACATACTTGGCCGACTCGACGGTCTCAAGTTCTGTATCGTCGCCCGTGTCGAAGCCGATCAGGAACCCATCCCTGCCAGCGAGAAACGGCCGCGGATCGTATGTATCCAGCCTTCCACCGGTCACAGTCTCCGCAAGCATCACCGGCGGTGTATTGAGCGCGGATAACTCTTCGACTGATCGTAGTTCGGTCGGCAGGTAGAGACCGTAGGTGAGCGCCATCTGGTGCTCCTTGCCGTCAGGGTGGGCGGTGATGATCGCCTCTTGTGGCTCGGCCGTCGGGCACCGGTTCGATTGGCGCGGCTTCATGTACGGCCGGATAATGGATGCCCAAGTGTATGGGTCGCCGTTCTCCATGTAAATTGAGCCATCCGCCTGCCGCACGTAGGCCGGACAGAACCGGCTGTCATTCTCGTTGGCATAGAGCAGCATCGCCTGCGCCATGTCCTTCATGTTCCGACCGCACTGGCTCGCAAACGACTCTTCACGAAGGTAGGTGTAGATTGGCCAAGACAGTGCGGCGAAGATCACGCCCGCAATTCCAATAACCTTTAGGTCCTTGCGCGAGAAATACTGGCTACTGCCTGAGACCTGATCAAGATCGATCTCGTGGGCTTCAGGCTCAAGGCTCATTGAGCGACGCGATACGCGGTCTCGCGCCCTTCACGGAAATTGTACGTGCGCAGCGTCTCATCGAGCTTATCACGATCAATCGCCAGGTCGTAGTGCTGTAGCTCAATGACCGGCACCTGCCCCAGCTTGATGTTGTCATTCCCGATCGCCTGGGCAAACAGGCCAAGAGCGGCGACTTCCTCGGCCGAGAGCTCGTTTCCGAGGACTTCACGCACCTTCTCGACGACCGTGGGGAGTTTGCCCGGCTGATGGAAGAGTTGCTCCTTGAAAGCAAACAGCAGTTGCTTCTGGCGATCCTGGCGTTTGAAGTCGCTGTCACCCTTGCGATAACGGACGAAGCACATCGCGTCGTACCCCGCCAGGTGCTGCCGGCCCGCATCGATGTCGATGAATAGACCTCCGCGCTTGTCGGTGTACTTAAGCGGCTTGTCGACAAAGACCTCGACCCCGCCAACTAGATCGATCATCTCCTGAAACTTCTCGTAGTTGACTTCCATGACGCGGTCAACATCGACGCCAAGGACGTACTCGACGGCACGCTTGGCCAGTTGCCGGCCTTCTTCGGGCGTTGAGCCCATCGCGTGAAACGCGTTGATACGGGAGCGTCGAAATCCGGGCATTTCGACCACCACGTCACGCGGAATCGAAACGCCGGTGATCTTGCGGTTCACGAAATCAAGACGGGCGAGCAGAATCATGTCACTGCGCGCTGCCGTTTTCAAAACTTGCTTGCCGCCGTAGTAGCGGTCTTCGTCACAGCCCAGAATGAGCATGTTGACGGTGTTCTCGTTGTTGAATGCAACCTGCGGAGGGGTGTTGAAAACTTTTTGCCGCATGAACTGGGTGAGCGTTTCGCTCTGGTTGAAGGCGTACCAAATCGTGCCGCAGCTCACCATGGCCAAGCACAGTGCGCCGTAAGTGAGCCCCGCCAGTATTCTCAACCAAATCGGCTTTTTCTTCTTTGCAGCCATGCTACGAGCTTTCTATGCTACCCTCCACGCCTACAGTAGCTAACGACGACAGAGCCCAATCTGATCCCGTTCTTAAACCGAGGAATCGTTTCCGCGGCGATTGCTGTAAGTTATGATGAGAATGCAGATCATGCGACTTCGGCATGCCTTTACTTTGATTGAGCTTCTGGTCGTGATCGCCATCATCGCGATCCTGGCGGCGTTGCTGTTCCCGGTGTTCGCACGGGCCAAGATGGAAGCCAAGAAGACCCAGTGCATCAGCAATCTGCGCCAAATCGGGGCGGGCATCGGACTGTACATGACCGATGCGGACGACTTCTTCCCTTCGGCCATCGATGCAAGCGACCGGTACACGCCCCAGATCTGGGACAACTACCCGCAGTTCCAGGCCAAGATCCCGACGATGCCGCTGATGATCGACATCTTGCAGCCGTATGTGAAGAACCGCGGCATCTTCGTGTGTCCGTCGGATCAAGGCATGCAGGTTCTGGACTTCTCGCCCTGGCAAGAGTTCAAAGTCTCGCCCGCGCTCGCCAAGGTCCCCGAGTACGCGTCCAGCTACTTCTTCCGCACCGAGATCGCTTTCAAGTCGATGACCAGCACGTCGTTCGAGCTCCCTGCGAATATCAACGTGATGTTCGACGGTGCGGGCCACTGGCACACTCCGGCCCGTGCGCTCAAAGCCAACGAGCCGTTCGACAACATGCAAAGTCTTCTCCGCCAATACCGGTACAACGTGCTCTTCGGCGATTTGCACGTGAAGAACCTCACCCACGCCCAACTTCAAGCCGCCTGGGACACCCCGCTCTTCGCGGGGGACGCTCCGTGATTCTCCGACCAGAGTGGGTTTGGATTGATGGCCGATGCGAGCGCGGACTGGAAGTTCGGATAGAGGATGGCGTCGTCCGCGAGGTATCAGCCACGAGCCGTCCGGCCCGCCCGTTCTTTCTATCACCGAAGTTCGTGAACGCCCATTCGCACCTGGAATACCGGGGCTTCCAGGGCAAAGTGCACGGCGACTACTTCCCTTGGATTCGCGCGCTCACCGAACTCAAAGCAACCCAAAACAACGAAGAAGTGGCGGCAGATGCCTTGGTCGCTTCGCTTGAGAACGTGACCGCCGGAGTCGGGCACATCGTGGAGCACTCAGATCGGCCGGTGGCCAGCGCATTGGTCGCCGCCCGGCTCTCAGCCACACTTTTCCAGGAAGTCATAACACTCCTCGAATACCGCGATCCAGTGGCGAAGCTGGCAGGGGTGAGTGCCAAAGCCGATGCTCAATCGGATGTGCTCGGCCAGCGGGTCTATCTCACCCCCCACGCCCCGTACACAGTAGATGCCGTAACGTTACGAAAGTTCGGCTCACGCGAAGATCCCATTTCGATTCACGTTGCCGAGACGGATGCCGAAAATGTGTGGACCCGAAGCGGTGACGGACCCATCGGCGAGCTTTACACGAGGCTCGGCATTGACTGGCCCCCGCCCGGAACAAGTGTCGTGCGCTGGCTGGGCGAGCTCGGGCTCGCTCGCCCAGGAGCTCAGTTCGTCCACTGTTGCGCTGTCAACGAAGACGACCTTGATCTCATGGCGAACGCAGGGGTTTCGGTCGCGCACTGCCCGCGCAGTAATGCCAATCTAGGCTGCCCAGCGGCTCCAGTGCAGGCGATGATCGATCGGGGAATCCCCGTGGGCCTCGGGCTTGATTCTGCCGCCAGCAGTGGACCGGTCAACATGCTTGCCGAACTCCGGGCTGTGTCGCGGGACATCTCGCCCGAGCAGCGTTGGGCCATGGCCACGACAACCGGGGCGCGCTCCGTGGGTCTGCAGAATTGGAACATAGCGGTCGGCGGCTCATGCCCCTTAATGGCCATCGGGCTCCCTGAAGGAAGAGACCTTGCGAATCTGCTCGACCTCGGGACGGTCGAAACCATTCTCTCTTTGCAA
It contains:
- a CDS encoding LCP family protein, whose protein sequence is MAAKKKKPIWLRILAGLTYGALCLAMVSCGTIWYAFNQSETLTQFMRQKVFNTPPQVAFNNENTVNMLILGCDEDRYYGGKQVLKTAARSDMILLARLDFVNRKITGVSIPRDVVVEMPGFRRSRINAFHAMGSTPEEGRQLAKRAVEYVLGVDVDRVMEVNYEKFQEMIDLVGGVEVFVDKPLKYTDKRGGLFIDIDAGRQHLAGYDAMCFVRYRKGDSDFKRQDRQKQLLFAFKEQLFHQPGKLPTVVEKVREVLGNELSAEEVAALGLFAQAIGNDNIKLGQVPVIELQHYDLAIDRDKLDETLRTYNFREGRETAYRVAQ
- a CDS encoding amidohydrolase family protein; the protein is MILRPEWVWIDGRCERGLEVRIEDGVVREVSATSRPARPFFLSPKFVNAHSHLEYRGFQGKVHGDYFPWIRALTELKATQNNEEVAADALVASLENVTAGVGHIVEHSDRPVASALVAARLSATLFQEVITLLEYRDPVAKLAGVSAKADAQSDVLGQRVYLTPHAPYTVDAVTLRKFGSREDPISIHVAETDAENVWTRSGDGPIGELYTRLGIDWPPPGTSVVRWLGELGLARPGAQFVHCCAVNEDDLDLMANAGVSVAHCPRSNANLGCPAAPVQAMIDRGIPVGLGLDSAASSGPVNMLAELRAVSRDISPEQRWAMATTTGARSVGLQNWNIAVGGSCPLMAIGLPEGRDLANLLDLGTVETILSLQEVAEA
- a CDS encoding prepilin-type N-terminal cleavage/methylation domain-containing protein gives rise to the protein MRMQIMRLRHAFTLIELLVVIAIIAILAALLFPVFARAKMEAKKTQCISNLRQIGAGIGLYMTDADDFFPSAIDASDRYTPQIWDNYPQFQAKIPTMPLMIDILQPYVKNRGIFVCPSDQGMQVLDFSPWQEFKVSPALAKVPEYASSYFFRTEIAFKSMTSTSFELPANINVMFDGAGHWHTPARALKANEPFDNMQSLLRQYRYNVLFGDLHVKNLTHAQLQAAWDTPLFAGDAP